The following are from one region of the Cottoperca gobio chromosome 13, fCotGob3.1, whole genome shotgun sequence genome:
- the LOC115017442 gene encoding transcription regulator protein BACH1-like isoform X2, giving the protein MSLQASRMSVFTFQSAVHSAHVLQCLDDQRQRDILCDVTVLVENRSFRAHCSVLASCSEYFQSRVTNVTRQNTIISLPDEVTVQGFEPLLQFAYTSKLPFTKENIHAIHSSAEFLGFNDLESACFDFLIPKFSEGKRTSQEVRRKACCLSRDSSGSFGPSVQSSQPKSFETHSSLPSKGNEQTDFPSQCPQSAQVQTNSGEEHLCLENCGPQMAPLSLELTANAVCPMLSLQCPDSDKADHSSQFCERDILEIGDVCNQSELSLADCGLPCELSTPGDENPPELIEPTGDVKHPVETLGAETDCNQGSCPLNTSGAEDCIELLEQRKAGLEQKMEEDLSDPTLTALSHEEGTGERSSVEREVAEHLAKGFWSDLCPSQAQPLPLETIDQNNLGKASDFHWLKQLDLSSSVGDCPFLRDFGTGDDPAPRTDSLSQSEKSPYMSSLNSGDDSDLDTDGDTEANNKRAAEIQLPFPVEQISALSRSAFQQLLRHHHLTQDQLEFVHDVRRRSKNRVAAQRCRKRKQDSIHHLECEIKRLKSQKERLLQERTELEQNLEDTRQSLCGLCKIVSIESCSDQDHLQLLAKVSSPDPHVSSPPLLGKDEESQITINMDHGAGGGLQYIL; this is encoded by the exons ATGTCGCTCCAAGCTTCTCGCATGTCAGTGTTCACTTTTCAGTCTGCAGTGCACAGCGCACATGTTCTCCAGTGTCTGGATGACCAGAGGCAGCGGGACATCCTTTGTGATGTGACGGTGTTGGTGGAAAACAGGAGTTTTCGAGCCCACTGCTCTGTCTTGGCTTCCTGCAGTGAATACTTTCAGAGCAGGGTTACCAATGTCACCAGACAGAATACCATCATCTCCTTACCTGATGAG GTGACTGTTCAGGGGTTTGAACCTTTGCTTCAATTTGCTTACACATCAAAGCTGCCCTTCaccaaagaaaacattcatGCCATTCACAGCAGTGCTGAGTTTTTAGGATTTAATGACTTGGAGTCAGCATGCTTTGATTTCCTCATCCCAAAGTTTTCTGAAGGCAAAAGAACCTCACAAGAGGTCCGGCGAAAAGCCTGTTGCCTGAGTCGGGATTCCAGTGGCAGTTTTGGCCCTAGCGTACAGAGCAGCCAACCAAAATCATTTGAGACACACAGCTCACTGCCTTCAAAAGGGAATGAACAAACAGATTTCCCATCCCAGTGTCCTCAGAGCGCACAAGTTCAGACGAACAGCGGGGAAGAACATTTGTGTTTGGAGAATTGCGGGCCACAAATGGCCCCCTTATCTCTGGAGTTGACAGCAAATGCCGTGTGCCCCATGTTGTCTTTGCAGTGCCCAGATTCTGACAAAGCAGATCATTCCTCTCAGTTCTGCGAAAGAGACATTTTAGAGATAGGAGATGTGTGTAATCAAAGTGAATTGAGTTTAGCAGACTGTGGCTTACCCTGTGAGCTGTCAACACCAGGGGATGAGAATCCGCCAGAACTCATTGAGCCAACAGGCGATGTTAAGCACCCTGTCGAGACGCTTGGTGCTGAAACCGACTGCAACCAGGGTTCATGTCCACTCAACACGTCAGGGGCAGAAGATTGCATTGAGTTATTAGAGCAGCGTAAGGCTGGCCTTGAACAGAAAATGGAAGAGGATCTCTCAGACCCGACACTAACTGCTCTAAGCCACGAAGAAGGAACTGGTGAGAGGAGCAGCGTGGAGCGGGAGGTGGCTGAACATCTGGCAAAGGGATTTTGGTCTGACCTCTGCCCATCTCAGGCTCAACCGCTGCCCTTGGAAACCATTGACCAAAACAATCTGGGAAAAGCATCAGACTTTCATTGGCTTAAGCAGCTAGACCTGAGCTCCAGTGTAGGAGACTGCCCCTTCCTCAGGGACTTTGGGACAGGTGATGACCCAGCCCCACGCACTGACAGCCTGTCCCAGTCAGAGAAGAGTCCCTACATGTCCTCGCTCAACTCTGGGGACGACTCAGACCTGGACACAGACGGAGATACTGAGGCCAACAACAAAAGAGCAGCAGAG ATTCAGCTCCCATTCCCAGTGGAGCAGATCTCCGCGCTCAGCCGAAGTGCCTTCCAGCAGCTTCTGAGACACCATCACCTGACTCAAGATCAGCTGGAGTTTGTCCATGACGTCCGTCGACGGAGCAAAAACCGTGTAGCTGCGCAGCGCTGCCGAAAGAGGAAACAAGATAGCATACACCATCTAGAATGTGAAATCAAAAGATTA AAAAGTCAGAAAGAGCGGCTGCTGCAGGAGCGAACTGAGCTGGAGCAAAACCTGGAGGACACGCGGCAGAGTCTGTGCGGGTTATGTAAGATTGTCAGCATCGAGTCTTGCTCTGATCAGGATCACTTGCAGCTTCTTGCCAAGGTCTCCTCACCTGATCCCCAcgtctcctcccctccccttttGGGTAAAGATGAGGAGTCTCAGATCACTATCAACATG GATCACGGAGCAGGGGGTGgactacagtatatactgtaa
- the LOC115017442 gene encoding transcription regulator protein BACH1-like isoform X1 — MSLQASRMSVFTFQSAVHSAHVLQCLDDQRQRDILCDVTVLVENRSFRAHCSVLASCSEYFQSRVTNVTRQNTIISLPDEVTVQGFEPLLQFAYTSKLPFTKENIHAIHSSAEFLGFNDLESACFDFLIPKFSEGKRTSQEVRRKACCLSRDSSGSFGPSVQSSQPKSFETHSSLPSKGNEQTDFPSQCPQSAQVQTNSGEEHLCLENCGPQMAPLSLELTANAVCPMLSLQCPDSDKADHSSQFCERDILEIGDVCNQSELSLADCGLPCELSTPGDENPPELIEPTGDVKHPVETLGAETDCNQGSCPLNTSGAEDCIELLEQRKAGLEQKMEEDLSDPTLTALSHEEGTGERSSVEREVAEHLAKGFWSDLCPSQAQPLPLETIDQNNLGKASDFHWLKQLDLSSSVGDCPFLRDFGTGDDPAPRTDSLSQSEKSPYMSSLNSGDDSDLDTDGDTEANNKRAAEIQLPFPVEQISALSRSAFQQLLRHHHLTQDQLEFVHDVRRRSKNRVAAQRCRKRKQDSIHHLECEIKRLKSQKERLLQERTELEQNLEDTRQSLCGLCKIVSIESCSDQDHLQLLAKVSSPDPHVSSPPLLGKDEESQITINMVSCSSECDPSKLPAAPVQTAAPETGTQTEEAGSPQSCPVSTSLLNVCLNMKNTL; from the exons ATGTCGCTCCAAGCTTCTCGCATGTCAGTGTTCACTTTTCAGTCTGCAGTGCACAGCGCACATGTTCTCCAGTGTCTGGATGACCAGAGGCAGCGGGACATCCTTTGTGATGTGACGGTGTTGGTGGAAAACAGGAGTTTTCGAGCCCACTGCTCTGTCTTGGCTTCCTGCAGTGAATACTTTCAGAGCAGGGTTACCAATGTCACCAGACAGAATACCATCATCTCCTTACCTGATGAG GTGACTGTTCAGGGGTTTGAACCTTTGCTTCAATTTGCTTACACATCAAAGCTGCCCTTCaccaaagaaaacattcatGCCATTCACAGCAGTGCTGAGTTTTTAGGATTTAATGACTTGGAGTCAGCATGCTTTGATTTCCTCATCCCAAAGTTTTCTGAAGGCAAAAGAACCTCACAAGAGGTCCGGCGAAAAGCCTGTTGCCTGAGTCGGGATTCCAGTGGCAGTTTTGGCCCTAGCGTACAGAGCAGCCAACCAAAATCATTTGAGACACACAGCTCACTGCCTTCAAAAGGGAATGAACAAACAGATTTCCCATCCCAGTGTCCTCAGAGCGCACAAGTTCAGACGAACAGCGGGGAAGAACATTTGTGTTTGGAGAATTGCGGGCCACAAATGGCCCCCTTATCTCTGGAGTTGACAGCAAATGCCGTGTGCCCCATGTTGTCTTTGCAGTGCCCAGATTCTGACAAAGCAGATCATTCCTCTCAGTTCTGCGAAAGAGACATTTTAGAGATAGGAGATGTGTGTAATCAAAGTGAATTGAGTTTAGCAGACTGTGGCTTACCCTGTGAGCTGTCAACACCAGGGGATGAGAATCCGCCAGAACTCATTGAGCCAACAGGCGATGTTAAGCACCCTGTCGAGACGCTTGGTGCTGAAACCGACTGCAACCAGGGTTCATGTCCACTCAACACGTCAGGGGCAGAAGATTGCATTGAGTTATTAGAGCAGCGTAAGGCTGGCCTTGAACAGAAAATGGAAGAGGATCTCTCAGACCCGACACTAACTGCTCTAAGCCACGAAGAAGGAACTGGTGAGAGGAGCAGCGTGGAGCGGGAGGTGGCTGAACATCTGGCAAAGGGATTTTGGTCTGACCTCTGCCCATCTCAGGCTCAACCGCTGCCCTTGGAAACCATTGACCAAAACAATCTGGGAAAAGCATCAGACTTTCATTGGCTTAAGCAGCTAGACCTGAGCTCCAGTGTAGGAGACTGCCCCTTCCTCAGGGACTTTGGGACAGGTGATGACCCAGCCCCACGCACTGACAGCCTGTCCCAGTCAGAGAAGAGTCCCTACATGTCCTCGCTCAACTCTGGGGACGACTCAGACCTGGACACAGACGGAGATACTGAGGCCAACAACAAAAGAGCAGCAGAG ATTCAGCTCCCATTCCCAGTGGAGCAGATCTCCGCGCTCAGCCGAAGTGCCTTCCAGCAGCTTCTGAGACACCATCACCTGACTCAAGATCAGCTGGAGTTTGTCCATGACGTCCGTCGACGGAGCAAAAACCGTGTAGCTGCGCAGCGCTGCCGAAAGAGGAAACAAGATAGCATACACCATCTAGAATGTGAAATCAAAAGATTA AAAAGTCAGAAAGAGCGGCTGCTGCAGGAGCGAACTGAGCTGGAGCAAAACCTGGAGGACACGCGGCAGAGTCTGTGCGGGTTATGTAAGATTGTCAGCATCGAGTCTTGCTCTGATCAGGATCACTTGCAGCTTCTTGCCAAGGTCTCCTCACCTGATCCCCAcgtctcctcccctccccttttGGGTAAAGATGAGGAGTCTCAGATCACTATCAACATGGTAAGTTGTTCTTCAGAGTGTGACCCAAGCAAGCTGCCTGCTGCCCCAGTTCAAACTGCTGCACCAGAAACgggcacacagacagaggaggcagGTTCTCCACAGAGCTGTCCTGTTTCCACTTCTCTGCTCAATGTCTGTCTGAACATGAAGAACACCTTATAA